In one window of Opitutus sp. GAS368 DNA:
- a CDS encoding Minf_1886 family protein: MQDLEFSEIVGLICKEDSRFDRKAYNFVRQALDHTVKETKRKNPERTGKSQHVTGAELLEGIRAYALEQYGPLTKTVLTTWGIRRCSDFGDIVFNLIEYNVFSKTETDRREDFADIYDFDEAFVKPFQPAASRRTRGHSGAA, from the coding sequence ATGCAAGACTTGGAATTTTCCGAAATCGTCGGGTTGATTTGTAAAGAAGACTCCCGCTTTGACCGCAAGGCCTACAACTTTGTCCGGCAGGCACTTGACCACACCGTCAAGGAGACGAAGCGCAAAAACCCGGAGCGCACCGGCAAGTCGCAGCATGTGACCGGGGCCGAACTCCTCGAAGGCATCCGCGCCTATGCTTTGGAGCAATACGGCCCGCTGACCAAGACCGTCCTCACCACCTGGGGCATCCGCCGCTGCTCCGACTTCGGCGACATTGTCTTCAATCTGATCGAATACAATGTCTTCAGCAAAACCGAGACCGACCGCCGCGAGGATTTTGCGGACATCTACGATTTCGACGAGGCGTTCGTGAAGCCCTTCCAGCCCGCTGCGTCTCGTCGCACGCGCGGTCATTCCGGCGCCGCCTGA
- a CDS encoding pitrilysin family protein translates to MSARPRDLALLESLWREPVERYTLLNGLTVLLRHDTAAPVSSVQVWVKTGSTHEGAHLGAGLSHYLEHMLFKGTERRAGREISATVQAHGGYINAYTTFDRTVYYIDVPSIHTAVAIDLLADATLHSLLPAEEVTKEKDVILREIDMCLDDPDQRLSQALFETAFRTHPYRQPIIGHRDVFAANTREDLLAYYRARYVPNNLVVVIAGAFDPVATRAAIAEHFGKAPRVRLAPVLVPDEPVQLSRRDQHLSEDVQVSRAGLGWQIPGLTHPDAPALDMLAMVLGHGDSSLLWQAIREKARLVHSIDAMAWSPGTSGLFYISFLADPDKRVAAESAILAELARIGQKGISPKALAKAVRQAVTSEINMRKTMSGQASRLGAGEVVVGDINYARTYFERLFALTPAGLKKVMHTYLVPEKLTVVSSNPAGAAAAPVLRGLGEGGSSLDFEELTLPNGARLLLQPNKHLPNLHLRLALAGGPMFEPADRRGLTNLLSTLLAKDTTKRSAEEVARAIEAVGGAFEDFSGNNSYGLMAEVLPGDADLALELISDAVLRPAFKPARLEVERESALAALKEGLDDVVTVGRKAMRAKFFGAHPFAIESGGDEAGLKAITVADLRALHRRQLVSGNAVLAVAGDFDAKKLVPKLKAFLAQLPKGAAAKATAALKVKAGDFTETQPRQQAIVFQAFPGPGLHAPDYTVSEVMDELFSGMSSHLFERVREEKSLAYFVRSSRIVGLETGMFYFYAGTSPQRYGEVVEELNLEITRVQGGGVTPEELARCQTRLKAGKRMGLQTNSSRAMQSALNAVYGLPVNDWRTYDTRIDAVTLADVQAFARRYFKSGSRVQLVVKP, encoded by the coding sequence ATGTCCGCCCGTCCCCGCGACCTCGCCTTGTTGGAAAGCCTTTGGCGCGAGCCGGTCGAACGTTACACGCTGCTTAACGGCCTTACCGTCCTGCTGCGGCATGACACCGCCGCGCCGGTCAGTTCGGTGCAGGTGTGGGTGAAGACCGGCAGCACGCACGAGGGCGCGCACCTCGGCGCGGGCCTCTCGCACTACCTTGAGCACATGCTCTTCAAGGGCACGGAGCGCCGCGCCGGCCGCGAGATCTCCGCGACGGTCCAGGCCCACGGCGGCTACATCAATGCCTACACGACCTTTGACCGCACGGTCTACTACATCGACGTGCCGTCCATCCACACGGCCGTGGCCATCGATCTCCTGGCCGACGCCACGCTGCACTCGCTCCTGCCGGCTGAGGAGGTGACCAAGGAGAAGGACGTCATCCTGCGGGAGATCGACATGTGCCTCGACGATCCCGACCAGCGGCTGTCGCAGGCGCTGTTCGAGACGGCCTTCCGCACCCATCCTTACCGCCAGCCCATCATCGGGCACCGCGATGTCTTTGCCGCCAATACCCGCGAGGACCTGCTGGCCTACTACCGCGCCCGCTACGTGCCGAACAACCTCGTGGTGGTCATCGCGGGTGCTTTCGACCCCGTGGCGACGCGCGCGGCCATCGCCGAGCATTTTGGCAAGGCGCCGCGCGTGCGCCTTGCCCCGGTGCTCGTGCCCGACGAACCCGTCCAGCTCTCCCGCCGCGACCAGCATCTGTCCGAGGATGTCCAGGTGTCGCGCGCCGGCCTCGGCTGGCAGATCCCGGGCCTGACCCATCCCGACGCCCCGGCGCTCGACATGCTTGCCATGGTGCTGGGCCATGGCGACAGCTCGCTGCTCTGGCAGGCCATCCGCGAAAAGGCCCGGCTGGTGCACTCGATCGACGCCATGGCCTGGAGCCCGGGCACCAGCGGCCTCTTCTACATTTCCTTCCTCGCCGATCCCGACAAGCGCGTGGCCGCCGAGTCGGCCATCCTCGCCGAGCTGGCGCGCATCGGGCAAAAGGGTATCAGCCCGAAGGCCCTCGCCAAGGCCGTGCGGCAGGCCGTCACCTCCGAGATCAACATGCGCAAGACCATGTCCGGCCAGGCTTCGCGCCTTGGCGCCGGCGAGGTCGTGGTCGGGGACATCAACTACGCGCGAACTTACTTTGAGCGGCTGTTCGCCCTCACGCCGGCCGGCCTGAAAAAGGTGATGCACACCTACCTCGTGCCGGAGAAGCTCACTGTTGTTTCGAGCAACCCGGCGGGTGCGGCCGCCGCACCCGTCCTCCGAGGCCTTGGCGAAGGAGGGTCGTCGCTGGATTTTGAGGAGCTGACGCTGCCCAACGGTGCGCGGCTCCTGTTGCAGCCGAACAAGCACCTGCCCAACCTGCACCTGCGCCTCGCCCTGGCCGGCGGGCCGATGTTCGAGCCGGCGGACCGCCGCGGCCTGACCAACCTCCTGTCCACGCTCCTGGCCAAGGACACGACGAAGCGCTCCGCCGAGGAAGTGGCCCGCGCCATCGAGGCAGTGGGCGGAGCGTTCGAGGATTTCTCCGGCAACAACAGCTATGGGCTCATGGCCGAGGTGCTGCCCGGCGACGCGGATCTGGCACTGGAACTGATCAGCGACGCCGTGCTGCGGCCGGCCTTCAAGCCGGCGCGACTCGAAGTCGAGCGCGAGTCGGCCCTGGCGGCGCTCAAGGAAGGACTCGACGACGTGGTCACCGTCGGCCGGAAGGCGATGCGGGCCAAATTCTTCGGTGCGCACCCCTTTGCCATCGAGAGCGGCGGGGACGAGGCCGGGCTGAAGGCCATCACGGTCGCCGACCTGCGCGCTCTGCACCGGCGGCAGCTCGTAAGCGGCAACGCCGTGCTGGCGGTGGCGGGCGATTTCGACGCGAAGAAACTCGTGCCCAAGCTGAAGGCGTTCCTTGCCCAGCTGCCCAAGGGCGCCGCGGCGAAGGCGACGGCTGCGCTGAAGGTCAAGGCGGGCGACTTCACCGAGACCCAGCCGCGCCAGCAGGCGATCGTCTTCCAGGCGTTCCCCGGACCGGGCCTGCACGCGCCGGACTACACCGTGAGCGAGGTGATGGACGAGCTGTTCAGCGGCATGTCGTCGCACCTGTTCGAGCGCGTGCGCGAGGAGAAGAGCCTGGCGTATTTCGTCCGCTCCAGCCGCATCGTGGGCCTGGAGACCGGCATGTTCTACTTCTATGCCGGCACGAGTCCGCAGCGCTACGGCGAGGTCGTCGAGGAACTGAACCTCGAGATCACCCGCGTGCAGGGCGGCGGCGTGACCCCGGAGGAACTTGCGCGCTGCCAGACCCGGCTCAAGGCCGGCAAGCGCATGGGCCTGCAGACCAATTCGTCGCGCGCCATGCAGTCCGCGCTGAATGCGGTTTACGGCCTCCCCGTCAACGACTGGCGGACCTACGATACCCGGATCGATGCCGTCACACTGGCCGACGTGCAGGCGTTTGCCCGGCGGTATTTCAAGTCCGGCAGCCGCGTGCAGCTGGTGGTGAAGCCCTGA
- a CDS encoding NAD(+)/NADH kinase: MPPFRKLAFIYNSEKPGAAELAQELMGIAQAGGAKKVKLSGDRKLPRGYFKDCDACCVIGGDGTLLGAVRGAAEADIPIIGVNQGSLGFLTTFSADEARAQFAALLEGDYRIARRALLDCKTGPRRTDVALNDVLVKDAKPSRIVRLEVFANDKLVTEYTCDGLIFSTPTGSTAYNLAAGGPIIHPQAEVIAMTPICPHTLSNRTIIFRNDVKLRVVNRTEGSRLLVAMDGQRNMVVTEGTPVEIAMDSRTLALAQRRDYSHYEVMRAKLKWSGGLLEKK; this comes from the coding sequence ATGCCTCCCTTCCGCAAACTGGCCTTCATCTACAACTCGGAAAAGCCCGGTGCCGCCGAGCTGGCGCAGGAGCTGATGGGAATCGCCCAGGCGGGCGGCGCGAAAAAGGTGAAGCTGTCCGGCGACCGCAAGCTGCCCCGCGGCTATTTCAAGGACTGCGACGCCTGCTGTGTCATCGGCGGCGACGGCACCCTGCTCGGTGCCGTGCGCGGGGCGGCCGAGGCGGACATTCCCATCATCGGTGTCAACCAGGGCAGCCTCGGTTTCCTCACCACTTTCTCGGCCGACGAGGCCCGCGCGCAATTCGCCGCCCTGCTCGAGGGCGACTACCGGATCGCCCGCCGCGCGCTGCTCGACTGCAAGACCGGTCCGCGGCGCACCGACGTCGCCCTGAACGACGTGCTGGTCAAGGACGCCAAGCCCTCGCGCATCGTCCGCCTCGAGGTCTTCGCCAACGACAAGCTCGTCACCGAATACACCTGCGACGGCCTCATCTTCTCCACGCCCACCGGCTCCACGGCCTACAACCTCGCGGCCGGCGGCCCGATCATTCATCCGCAGGCCGAGGTGATCGCGATGACCCCGATCTGCCCGCACACGCTGAGCAACCGCACGATCATCTTTCGCAACGACGTGAAGCTCCGCGTGGTCAACCGCACCGAGGGCTCGCGCCTGCTCGTCGCCATGGACGGCCAGCGCAACATGGTCGTGACCGAAGGCACGCCGGTGGAAATCGCCATGGACAGCCGCACCCTCGCCCTCGCCCAGCGGCGCGATTATTCGCACTACGAGGTCATGCGCGCCAAACTCAAGTGGAGCGGCGGCTTGCTGGAGAAAAAATAA
- a CDS encoding TlyA family RNA methyltransferase: MPSAKQRLDELLVARGLAPSRAQAKALIMTGRVRHGTERLDKPGKEYPADFELSVDQPPRFVSRGGEKLAAFLEKFPVELTGAHVLDVGASTGGFTDCALQAGAASVTCVDVGHGQLHDRIRRDPRVTNLEKTNARHLAPGALPRAAYDALVMDLSFISLKSVLPAVWPFLRPGGMLIALVKPQFEAGKTEVDKGQGIIRDDAVRARVLAEVRDFALRELAGAQVLGEMESPVHGADGNREFLLGLDKL; this comes from the coding sequence GTGCCTTCGGCCAAACAACGACTCGACGAACTGCTCGTGGCCCGCGGCCTCGCTCCGTCCCGCGCCCAGGCCAAGGCCCTCATCATGACCGGCCGCGTCCGCCACGGCACCGAGCGACTCGACAAGCCCGGCAAGGAATACCCGGCCGACTTCGAGCTCAGCGTCGACCAGCCGCCACGCTTTGTCAGCCGCGGCGGCGAGAAACTCGCCGCCTTCCTGGAAAAATTCCCGGTCGAGCTGACCGGCGCGCACGTGCTCGACGTCGGCGCCTCGACCGGCGGCTTCACCGATTGCGCCCTGCAGGCCGGCGCCGCCTCCGTCACCTGCGTGGACGTCGGCCACGGCCAGCTGCACGACCGGATCCGCCGCGACCCGCGCGTGACCAACCTCGAGAAGACCAACGCCCGGCACCTCGCGCCCGGCGCCCTGCCCCGCGCCGCGTATGACGCCCTCGTCATGGATCTCTCCTTCATCTCGCTGAAGAGCGTCCTGCCCGCCGTATGGCCGTTCCTGCGCCCCGGCGGCATGCTCATCGCCTTGGTGAAGCCCCAGTTCGAGGCCGGCAAGACCGAGGTCGACAAGGGCCAGGGCATCATCCGCGACGACGCCGTGCGCGCCCGCGTGCTGGCGGAGGTGCGCGATTTCGCCCTGCGCGAGCTGGCCGGGGCGCAAGTGCTCGGTGAAATGGAAAGCCCCGTGCACGGGGCCGACGGCAACCGCGAATTCCTGCTCGGGCTGGACAAGCTGTAA
- a CDS encoding DNA-formamidopyrimidine glycosylase family protein gives MPELAEVEFFRKRWSAGHGAKVLAVRLHEGKKVFRGSSPALIKRKLTGATLLGSETAAKQMLFRFSGGGWLGLHLGMSGELRVEAPDYLPARHDHFILVQKDRQLVFNDPRMFGGVLFATGPKPPAWWTRIAPAILSKEFTVEVAAHFLERRGRAPIKAVLLMQERFPGIGNWMADEVLWRAAIHPQRPAGSLKPAEVRALHRECQKVCRLALDTIAGTGRYLPPHLNAHIPKSWLFWHRWEDGGRCPRTKKPLVRAEVGGRTTCWSPARQKL, from the coding sequence ATGCCCGAGCTGGCCGAAGTTGAGTTTTTCCGCAAGCGCTGGAGCGCCGGGCACGGCGCCAAGGTGCTCGCCGTGCGCTTGCACGAGGGGAAGAAGGTCTTCCGCGGCAGCAGCCCTGCGCTGATCAAAAGGAAACTCACCGGCGCCACCCTCCTCGGCTCCGAGACGGCGGCCAAGCAGATGCTCTTCCGTTTCAGCGGCGGCGGCTGGCTCGGCCTCCATCTGGGCATGAGCGGCGAGCTCCGCGTCGAGGCGCCCGACTACCTGCCGGCCAGGCACGACCACTTCATCCTGGTGCAGAAGGACCGCCAGCTGGTCTTCAATGACCCGCGCATGTTCGGCGGCGTGCTTTTCGCCACCGGGCCCAAGCCGCCCGCCTGGTGGACGCGCATCGCCCCGGCGATTTTGTCCAAGGAGTTCACCGTCGAGGTCGCGGCTCATTTTCTTGAACGCCGCGGCCGCGCACCGATCAAGGCCGTCCTGCTCATGCAGGAACGTTTTCCGGGCATCGGCAACTGGATGGCCGACGAGGTGCTTTGGCGCGCCGCCATCCATCCCCAGCGCCCGGCCGGATCGCTCAAGCCCGCCGAGGTGCGCGCCCTGCACCGCGAATGTCAAAAGGTCTGCCGGCTCGCGCTCGACACCATCGCCGGCACCGGCCGCTACCTGCCGCCGCACCTCAACGCCCACATCCCGAAATCCTGGCTCTTCTGGCATCGCTGGGAGGACGGCGGCCGGTGTCCGCGCACGAAAAAACCGCTGGTCCGCGCGGAGGTCGGCGGACGCACAACGTGCTGGTCGCCGGCGCGGCAGAAGCTCTGA
- a CDS encoding amidohydrolase family protein codes for MKLPPLLITAGLLGTAHLAAQQPDPMIAVRAPVVALTHARVIDGRGHAPIENQTLILRDGRIAALTPDAAAQIPTGATVLDLTGKTVLPGLVMVHEHLYYSSIVRGPLHINEMEFSFPRLYLAAGVTSARTTGSIEPYTDLQVKDNIDAGTTPGPKLHLTAPYFDGPETGIAQLHGVKDAASAVRMVNYWADEGFTSVKVYINLPHDIMAATIDAAHKRGMQVTGHIGKVGYREAAGLGIDNLEHGFMAMSDFVPNRKEGDPSNAVYNYRSLENLDADAPAVTDLIQLLLSKHVAVTSTLAIFETFTPGRRVCSQAELDTLAPPLRESYLTRWSAINIQNNPTSKAAFAKDMKLEAKFFRAGGLLVAGTDPTGYGGCMAGYGNWRAIELLVEAGLTPVEAIQVATFNGARLLGIDASTGSIEAGKAADLIVVNGDPSKTISDIRKTEIVFKDGTGYDSKKLFDAVKGLVGIQ; via the coding sequence ATGAAACTCCCTCCCCTGTTGATCACCGCCGGCCTGCTCGGCACCGCCCACCTCGCCGCCCAGCAACCCGATCCCATGATCGCTGTCCGCGCGCCGGTCGTCGCGCTGACGCATGCCCGCGTGATCGACGGCCGCGGCCATGCCCCGATTGAAAACCAGACGCTGATCCTCCGCGACGGCAGGATCGCCGCGCTCACCCCCGACGCCGCGGCACAGATCCCCACGGGCGCCACCGTGCTCGATCTCACGGGCAAGACGGTGCTGCCCGGCCTCGTGATGGTGCACGAGCATCTCTACTATTCCTCCATTGTCCGGGGGCCCCTGCACATCAACGAAATGGAATTCTCCTTCCCGCGGCTTTACCTCGCCGCGGGCGTTACCTCGGCGCGCACCACCGGCAGCATCGAGCCCTACACCGATCTGCAGGTGAAAGACAACATCGACGCCGGCACCACGCCCGGCCCGAAGCTGCATTTGACCGCACCTTACTTCGACGGCCCGGAAACGGGCATCGCGCAGCTGCACGGCGTCAAGGATGCCGCCAGCGCGGTGCGCATGGTGAACTACTGGGCCGACGAGGGCTTCACGTCCGTCAAGGTCTACATCAACCTGCCACACGACATCATGGCCGCGACCATCGACGCCGCGCACAAGCGGGGAATGCAGGTCACCGGCCACATTGGCAAGGTCGGCTACCGCGAGGCCGCCGGACTCGGCATCGACAACCTCGAGCACGGCTTCATGGCGATGTCCGACTTCGTGCCCAACCGCAAGGAAGGCGATCCCTCCAACGCCGTCTACAATTACCGCAGCCTGGAGAACCTCGACGCCGACGCGCCGGCCGTCACGGACCTCATCCAGCTGCTGTTAAGCAAGCATGTCGCCGTCACCTCCACGCTCGCCATCTTCGAGACCTTCACGCCCGGCCGCCGTGTCTGCAGCCAGGCCGAGCTCGATACCCTCGCCCCGCCGCTCCGCGAGAGCTATCTCACCCGCTGGTCGGCCATCAACATCCAGAACAATCCGACCTCCAAGGCCGCGTTCGCGAAGGACATGAAGCTGGAGGCCAAATTCTTCCGGGCCGGCGGGCTGCTCGTCGCCGGCACCGACCCGACCGGTTACGGTGGCTGCATGGCGGGCTACGGCAACTGGCGCGCCATCGAACTGCTGGTCGAGGCCGGCCTGACTCCGGTCGAGGCCATCCAGGTCGCCACGTTCAACGGCGCCAGACTCCTCGGCATCGACGCCTCGACCGGCAGCATCGAGGCCGGCAAGGCCGCCGACCTCATCGTCGTCAACGGCGACCCGTCGAAAACCATCTCCGACATCCGCAAGACCGAGATCGTCTTCAAGGACGGCACGGGCTACGATTCGAAAAAGCTCTTCGACGCTGTGAAGGGGCTCGTCGGCATCCAATAA
- a CDS encoding M24 family metallopeptidase, producing the protein MSRSSPPPLLYADTASSADLLYFGRVEVHDPFIAFGAGRKKITLQSALEFGRVKKTGGFDVVLPLEEWQARARQRFGPKAAVPEVIASVARHYGLRTFRVPANFPAALYLRLTKLGLKFVFPDGLLFPEREIKSKWEADCIREGNRLCSLGFAAAEKILHTARIKGRTLVHRGKVLTSEVLRFELETAIREQGGDPRDTIVAGGDQACDPHERGSGPLRPHELIIIDIFPRVLKTGYHGDMTRTYLKGRPREVQRRLVATVREAQQRATKAIKAGVDGRAVHAACTECFAAAGYETKRTKHGAVGFIHGTGHGLGLAVHDPGRMSPTVAYPLKKGSVMTVEPGLYYPGLGGCRWEDVVWVTATGSQPLSKHPHVWEIR; encoded by the coding sequence ATGTCCCGTTCCTCCCCGCCCCCGCTCCTCTACGCCGACACCGCCAGCAGCGCCGATCTGCTCTATTTCGGCCGCGTCGAGGTGCACGACCCGTTCATCGCCTTCGGTGCCGGTCGCAAAAAGATCACCCTGCAGAGCGCCCTTGAGTTCGGCCGGGTCAAAAAGACCGGCGGTTTCGATGTCGTCCTGCCGCTCGAGGAGTGGCAGGCCCGCGCCCGGCAACGCTTCGGCCCGAAGGCCGCCGTGCCCGAGGTTATCGCCAGCGTCGCCCGGCATTACGGCCTCCGCACCTTCCGGGTGCCGGCCAACTTTCCGGCGGCCCTTTATCTCCGGCTGACCAAACTGGGCCTGAAGTTCGTCTTCCCCGACGGCCTGCTGTTCCCGGAGCGCGAAATCAAATCCAAGTGGGAGGCGGACTGCATCCGCGAGGGCAACAGGCTGTGCTCGCTCGGTTTCGCGGCCGCCGAGAAAATCCTGCACACCGCCCGGATCAAGGGCCGCACCCTCGTCCACCGCGGCAAGGTGCTCACCTCGGAGGTGCTGCGCTTCGAGCTGGAAACCGCCATCCGCGAGCAGGGCGGCGACCCGCGCGACACAATCGTCGCCGGCGGCGACCAGGCCTGCGACCCGCACGAGCGCGGCTCCGGCCCGCTCCGCCCGCACGAACTGATCATCATCGATATCTTCCCCCGCGTCCTGAAAACCGGCTACCACGGCGACATGACCCGCACCTACCTCAAGGGCCGGCCGCGCGAGGTGCAGCGCCGCCTCGTCGCCACCGTGCGCGAGGCGCAGCAGCGCGCGACCAAGGCCATCAAGGCCGGCGTGGACGGCCGGGCCGTGCATGCCGCGTGCACTGAGTGCTTCGCCGCGGCCGGCTACGAGACCAAGCGCACGAAGCATGGCGCGGTCGGCTTCATCCACGGCACCGGCCACGGCCTCGGCCTCGCCGTGCACGACCCGGGCCGCATGTCGCCCACCGTGGCCTATCCGCTGAAAAAAGGCTCGGTGATGACCGTTGAGCCCGGTCTTTACTACCCCGGCCTCGGTGGCTGTCGTTGGGAGGACGTCGTGTGGGTCACCGCGACCGGTTCCCAGCCTCTCTCCAAACACCCCCACGTCTGGGAAATCCGCTAA
- a CDS encoding DUF192 domain-containing protein, with product MFSRRFLPFLAVFALLSACGGSDAAKNAVPKTVDDRFAIKIGDRTVQMQIAALPPEQQKGLMFRTAMGEDEGMLFVFAGPQQQGFWMRNTILPLDIGYIDPTGELKEIYPMYPHDERPVGSRSRNIQFCLEMNQGWFARSGVKPGAMLDLKAVAEALKARGLKPEAAGLR from the coding sequence ATGTTTTCCCGCCGTTTCCTGCCCTTCCTCGCCGTGTTCGCCCTGCTCAGCGCCTGCGGCGGTTCCGATGCCGCCAAGAACGCGGTGCCGAAGACCGTCGACGACCGCTTCGCCATCAAGATCGGCGACCGCACCGTGCAGATGCAGATTGCGGCGCTGCCACCGGAACAGCAGAAGGGGCTCATGTTCCGGACGGCGATGGGCGAGGACGAGGGCATGCTGTTCGTGTTCGCCGGCCCGCAGCAGCAGGGTTTCTGGATGCGGAACACCATCCTGCCGCTCGATATCGGCTACATCGATCCGACCGGCGAGCTGAAGGAAATCTACCCGATGTATCCGCACGACGAGCGGCCGGTGGGCTCGCGCAGTCGCAACATCCAGTTTTGCCTCGAGATGAACCAGGGCTGGTTTGCCCGCAGCGGCGTGAAGCCCGGCGCGATGCTCGACCTGAAGGCGGTGGCCGAGGCGTTGAAGGCCCGCGGGCTCAAGCCCGAGGCGGCGGGGCTGCGCTAG
- a CDS encoding NUDIX domain-containing protein, translating into MAQNLDELFDVVDEQDRVTGQLARREVHRRKLRHRAVHLLVANRAGQVFLHKRSMQKDLFPGVWDSSAAGHVGAGEDYDATAVRELEEEIGCRPAKPPQRLFKIEAREETGQEFVWVYRVEAEGPFVLQADEIERGDWFTVVQIDRWLVDRPQELAPAFAFIWARAREHFVPKPKAV; encoded by the coding sequence ATGGCGCAGAATCTCGACGAACTCTTCGACGTGGTGGACGAGCAGGACCGGGTGACCGGCCAGCTGGCCCGCCGCGAGGTGCACCGGCGCAAGCTCCGGCACCGGGCCGTGCACCTGCTGGTCGCCAACCGCGCCGGCCAGGTGTTCCTGCACAAGCGCTCGATGCAGAAGGATCTTTTCCCCGGCGTGTGGGATTCGTCGGCCGCCGGACACGTCGGTGCCGGCGAGGACTACGACGCGACGGCCGTGCGCGAGCTGGAAGAGGAGATCGGCTGCCGGCCGGCGAAACCGCCGCAACGCCTGTTCAAGATCGAGGCGCGCGAGGAGACCGGCCAGGAATTCGTCTGGGTCTACCGCGTGGAGGCCGAAGGACCGTTCGTCCTGCAGGCCGATGAGATCGAGCGCGGCGACTGGTTCACCGTGGTGCAGATCGACCGCTGGCTGGTGGATCGGCCACAGGAACTGGCGCCGGCCTTTGCGTTCATCTGGGCGCGGGCGCGGGAGCATTTCGTGCCCAAGCCCAAGGCAGTTTAG